The DNA sequence GGCGCCCTGCCTGGGCCTGTCCCACCAGAACGACGAGGAGGTCACCGCGCTCATCCTGCGGGGGCTGCCCGCCACCGCCTCGCTCGCCCTCGGCGCGATGGTGGTGTGGCTGGTGCTGGGAGTCGGCACGGGGCTGCTGTCCGCGCTGCGCCGGGGCGGGGTGACCGAACGGGCGCTGACCGTGCTGACACTGGCCGGAACCGCCACTCCGGTGTTCATCCTGGGGCTGCTGCTGCTCATGGCCGTCTGCGCCTATCTGCGGTGGCTGCCCTTCCCCTCGTACGTCCCGCTCGCCCAGGACCCGGAGCAGTGGGCCTGGAACATGCTGCTGCCCTGGCTGACACTCGGCCTCTTCGAGAGCGCCAAGTACGCCCGGCTCACCCGTTCCGCCACGCTGGAGGTCCTCGCGGAGGACCACATCCGCACCTTCCGCGCCTACGGCGTGAGCGAGCGGGCCATCGTGGCCCGGCACGCGCTGCGAGGGGCGCTGCCCCCGGTGATCGCCCTGAGCGCCCTGGACCTGGGGTCGATGATGGGCGGGGCCATGCTCACCGAGCAGCTCTTCGGCCTTCCGGGGCTGGGCCGGCTCCTCATCGACAGCGTGCGCTCGGTCGACCTTCCGGTGGTCGTCGGCGTGGTCCTGGTCATCGGTGTGGCC is a window from the Streptomyces luomodiensis genome containing:
- a CDS encoding ABC transporter permease, whose product is MTDRFPPPAVRFVAKRLLGAALVLLVLSVALYALFYLVPGDPARLACGERCNPAQVAQVRERLGLDEPAYAQYLHFLQGVFAGRDYSTGTSLEHCSAPCLGLSHQNDEEVTALILRGLPATASLALGAMVVWLVLGVGTGLLSALRRGGVTERALTVLTLAGTATPVFILGLLLLMAVCAYLRWLPFPSYVPLAQDPEQWAWNMLLPWLTLGLFESAKYARLTRSATLEVLAEDHIRTFRAYGVSERAIVARHALRGALPPVIALSALDLGSMMGGAMLTEQLFGLPGLGRLLIDSVRSVDLPVVVGVVLVIGVAVVLANVIADILYALADRRVVLS